Proteins encoded together in one Gemmatimonadetes bacterium SCN 70-22 window:
- a CDS encoding aromatic ring hydroxylase: protein MKDPELNLNILDLGLVYDISVSGNDVAIDMSLTSPGCPSGPEIMGDAERQLKAIPGIGDVAVNLVWSPPWTPERIEPRVRAYLGF, encoded by the coding sequence GTGAAGGACCCGGAGCTCAACCTCAACATCCTCGATCTCGGACTCGTCTACGACATCTCGGTGTCGGGAAACGATGTCGCCATCGACATGAGCCTCACCTCGCCGGGGTGCCCCTCCGGGCCGGAGATCATGGGCGACGCCGAGCGTCAGCTGAAGGCGATTCCCGGCATCGGGGATGTCGCCGTGAACCTCGTCTGGTCGCCCCCCTGGACTCCCGAGCGAATAGAGCCACGGGTGCGGGCGTATCTCGGATTTTAG
- a CDS encoding (2Fe-2S)-binding protein yields MRFTVNEQVRDVAPEPHESLLTTLRDRLFLTGAKPGCERGECGACTVLVNGEPVLSCLTLTQGCEGDAITTIEGVARGDALHPLQEAFIAHDAVQCGFCTPGQVLAAFALLARDPSPSDAAIARAMSANLCRCGTYPKIVRAIHAAAAAMADATMADAARVTGADGRP; encoded by the coding sequence ATGCGTTTCACCGTGAATGAGCAGGTGCGTGACGTGGCCCCCGAGCCGCACGAGTCGCTGCTGACCACGCTGCGCGACCGCCTCTTCCTCACCGGGGCCAAGCCCGGGTGCGAACGCGGAGAGTGCGGGGCTTGCACGGTGCTCGTGAACGGAGAGCCGGTGCTGTCGTGCCTCACGCTCACGCAGGGGTGCGAGGGGGATGCGATCACGACCATCGAGGGGGTGGCCCGGGGCGACGCGTTGCACCCGTTGCAGGAGGCGTTCATCGCCCACGACGCGGTGCAGTGCGGCTTCTGCACCCCGGGGCAGGTCCTCGCGGCCTTCGCCCTCCTGGCGCGCGACCCGTCGCCCAGCGATGCGGCGATCGCCCGCGCGATGAGCGCCAACCTCTGCCGGTGCGGGACGTATCCCAAGATCGTGCGGGCGATCCATGCCGCCGCGGCAGCGATGGCCGATGCGACGATGGCCGATGCGGCGCGAGTGACCGGCGCGGACGGCCGGCCGTGA
- a CDS encoding ferredoxin, translating to MPYVITEACIGTKDKACVDVCPVDCIYEGEQQLYIHPDECIDCGACEPECPVTAIFPEEDVPANLRQYIQINRDVFTSDTPPGRPTR from the coding sequence ATGCCGTACGTCATCACCGAAGCCTGCATTGGCACCAAGGACAAGGCCTGTGTCGATGTCTGCCCCGTGGACTGCATCTACGAGGGGGAGCAGCAGCTGTACATCCACCCCGACGAGTGCATCGACTGCGGCGCCTGCGAGCCCGAGTGCCCGGTGACGGCGATCTTCCCGGAAGAGGATGTCCCCGCCAACCTGCGGCAGTACATCCAGATCAACCGGGACGTCTTCACCAGCGACACCCCGCCTGGGCGCCCGACGCGCTGA